In the genome of Cryptomeria japonica chromosome 8, Sugi_1.0, whole genome shotgun sequence, one region contains:
- the LOC131027618 gene encoding LRR receptor-like serine/threonine-protein kinase RGI5, protein MVCYEMEATQMSRGMLLLCLALALALTTTTALTIPNTSYPHHVSALHSPPMDGTFSVVKQRMLLDQADEDAFEKRDVEALLSFRNGITADPMQSLSNWTSTSSRNVCSWYGVWCRKHTRRVVAVILPQLGFEGTISPFIGNLSLLANLNLSSNSLMGRIPPQLGQLKALRVLDLKENHLLGSIPTSLANCTHLQWIRLSKNNLTGSIAKEFGGLTNLQHLRLSYNGLSGSIPNSLGKCTSLLDLVLGNNNLSGSIPPLSNCSDLSIIDLPHNSLTGGIPSELGRLEKLQSLGLHSNRLGSQIPAALGNCSSLEVLFLGDNLLTGNIPPELGNLKQLVQLSLYGSGNLTGSIPAEIGNCSNLVWLDVGCNQRMNGSLPLSISKLPLTTLSLIKNNFGGRIPEFISNLTQLTYLDLAINKYTGPIPNGIGNLSELTYLNLGGNSLTGTLKHFTRLTSLKKLKLSDNFFHGNLDMIYSSSMEVLSAHSNKFSGTLPASLANCKELQLLDFRRNNLKGELPWYLANFQKLRVLSLGYNEFHGIVPAWMVNLTNLQVLDLSNNRFDGRIFSNLENLKGFGVLGDPQLSGNTLYEEIPIVIKGKEYRVEYVLTSNTVLDLSSNHLSGQIPESIGNLSSLRLLNLSGNYFEGVIPASLGQIWTLEQLDLSKNELRGRIPEELSVLYLLAYLDLSSNSLCGQIPRGTQLQSFSAESFQKNPPCLCGEPLPNCSPKNNASVVPSALAKAKSIWTIIDENVSMIAVGLGFGIAFGGTTAVIIWWDRLWLCRRLLKMIRGFHGVVESQTCSWSLDYNPCFTFHSSTSTSTG, encoded by the coding sequence ATGGTTTGTTACGAGATGGAGGCCACGCAAATGAGCAGAGGTATGTTGTTGTTATGCTTGGCTCTCGCATTAGCATTAACCACTACCACCGCACTAACCATTCCCAACACCTCCTATCCTCACCATGTCTCTGCTTTACATAGCCCTCCCATGGACGGAACGTTTTCTGTTGTGAAACAACGTATGCTACTCGACCAAGCGGATGAAGATGCTTTTGAAAAGAGGGACGTGGAAGCCCTACTCTCTTTCAGAAATGGCATTACAGCCGACCCCATGCAGTCCCTTTCCAACTGGACTTCTACCAGTTCACGAAATGTGTGTTCGTGGTATGGTGTTTGGTGCAGAAAGCATACACGCAGAGTGGTTGCAGTCATTCTCCCTCAATTGGGGTTCGAAGGTACCATTTCTCCTTTCATAGGGAACCTATCTTTGCTAGCTAATTTGAATCTCTCCAGCAATTCTTTGATGGGAAGGATTCCACCTCAGCTTGGCCAACTGAAGGCATTGAGAGTTCTCGACCTCAAGGAAAATCATCTGCTGGGTTCCATCCCCACATCCCTTGCTAATTGCACACACCTTCAGTGGATTAGACTTTCCAAGAACAACTTGACGGGAAGCATAGCGAAAGAATTTGGTGGCCTAACCAACTTACAACATCTCCGCTTGTCCTACAATGGTCTCAGTGGAAGCATTCCAAATTCTCTGGGGAAGTGCACGTCCCTCCTTGATTTGGTCCTTGGCAATAACAATCTCTCAGGTAGTATACCTCCTCTAAGTAATTGCTCCGATTTATCTATCATTGATCTTCCGCACAATTCCTTGACTGGTGGGATCCCGTCTGAACTGGGGAGGTTGGAGAAATTGCAAAGCCTTGGTCTGCACTCTAACAGGTTGGGGTCTCAAATCCCTGCAGCTCTGGGTAATTGTTCTTCACTTGAGGTACTGTTTCTGGGGGATAACTTGCTGACTGGTAATATACCACCTGAACTAGGAAATTTGAAACAACTTGTCCAATTATCACTGTATGGCTCAGGCAATCTTACAGGTTCTATACCTGCAGAAATAGGAAACTGTAGCAATCTTGTGTGGCTTGATGTTGGATGTAACCAGCGAATGAACGGATCCCTGCCTCTGAGTATATCCAAGCTACCCCTCACCACTCTTTCCTTAATTAAGAACAATTTTGGAGGGAGAATTCCAGAATTTATTTCCAATCTCACCCAGTTAACTTACTTAGATTTGGCCATAAACAAATACACGGGACCGATTCCCAATGGCATTGGAAATTTGTCAGAGTTAACTTATCTAAATCTGGGCGGAAATAGTTTAACAGGCACcttgaaacattttactagattgACATCTTTGAAAAAGTTGAAGTTGTCGGACAATTTCTTCCATGGAAATTTAGATATGATTTATTCTTCTTCTATGGAAGTGTTGTCTGCGCATTCCAATAAGTTTTCGGGTACTCTTCCTGCATCCTTGGCCAACTGTAAGGAGCTTCAGCTTTTGGATTTCAGAAGGAATAATTTGAAAGGTGAGCTTCCTTGGTACTTGGCGAATTTTCAGAAATTGAGGGTTTTGAGCCTGGGGTACAATGAGTTTCATGGTATTGTTCCCGCATGGATGGTAAACCTCACCAATTTGCAGGTGCTGGATTTATCAAACAATAGATTTGATGGACGCATATTTTCTAATCTTGAGAATCTCAAGGGGTTTGGAGTCCTGGGAGATCCGCAGCTGAGTGGAAACACATTGTATGAGGAAATACCTATAGTAATCAAGGGAAAGGAGTACAGGGTGGAATATGTACTGACTTCAAACACCGTACTTGACTTATCAAGTAACCATCTCAGCGGGCAGATACCAGAAAGCATAGGGAATTTGAGCAGTCTGAGATTACTAAATCTCTCTGGAAATTATTTCGAAGGTGTGATACCAGCCTCTCTTGGGCAGATATGGACACTGGAGCAGTTGGACTTGTCTAAAAATGAGCTAAGAGGGCGCATTCCTGAGGAGCTGTCTGTATTGTACCTGTTGGCCTACTTGGATCTATCTTCTAACAGTCTTTGTGGACAGATACCCAGAGGAACTCAGTTGCAGTCATTCAGTGCCGAGTCATTCCAGAAAAATCCTCCATGTTTATGCGGGGAGCCTCTACCGAATTGCAGTCCAAAGAACAATGCTTCTGTAGTCCCATCAGCTTTAGCGAAGGCCAAATCAATATGGACTATAATTGATGAAAATGTGTCCATGATTGCTGTGGGGTTGGGTTTCGGGATTGCATTTGGTGGAACAACGGCAGTGATAATATGGTGGGACAGACTTTGGCTTTGCAGGAGGCTCCTCAAAATGATCAGAGGCTTTCATGGAGTTGTGGAATCGCAAACGTGTAGTTGGAGTTTGGACTACAATCCGTGTTTCACATTTCACTCATCCACATCCACGTCCACTGGTTAG